One window of the Pleurocapsa minor HA4230-MV1 genome contains the following:
- a CDS encoding Uma2 family endonuclease, with product MFTDVLNLPINSDRANRADQILTLNNMSWSDYEQLVETDIGYKASYWNGIITIVSPSRNHERIAEIINGLIKTYCRKYNLIYFPMGSTTIKNSPLAGKEPDRSFAFKIDKSIPDLAIEVTYTSGSIADLEKYQSLGVKEVWFWRMETLPFRELVPHSRWQDNKIAFYQLVDSEYLETQNSICLPEISSNFLITFVNRGLKETPLTIEEDFYQQLS from the coding sequence ATGTTTACAGATGTCTTGAATCTTCCTATAAATAGCGATCGCGCCAATAGAGCAGATCAAATATTGACTTTAAATAACATGAGTTGGTCTGATTATGAACAATTAGTGGAAACAGATATCGGATATAAAGCATCTTATTGGAATGGAATTATAACAATTGTGTCTCCAAGTAGAAATCATGAAAGAATAGCAGAAATTATTAATGGTTTAATTAAAACTTATTGTCGTAAATATAATTTGATTTATTTTCCAATGGGTTCGACTACTATTAAAAATTCACCTCTAGCTGGCAAAGAACCAGATCGTAGTTTTGCTTTTAAAATAGATAAATCTATTCCCGATCTAGCTATAGAAGTTACGTATACAAGTGGAAGTATTGCAGATTTAGAAAAGTATCAATCTTTAGGAGTTAAAGAGGTTTGGTTTTGGCGAATGGAAACGCTCCCGTTTAGGGAGCTTGTTCCACATTCGCGTTGGCAAGATAATAAAATTGCGTTTTATCAATTGGTCGATTCTGAATATTTAGAAACACAAAATAGTATTTGTTTACCCGAAATATCTTCCAACTTTTTAATTACATTTGTTAATAGAGGATTGAAGGAAACACCACTAACTATTGAAGAAGATTTTTATCAACAATTGAGTTAG
- a CDS encoding DUF86 domain-containing protein: MSQKDERVYIRHIIDNSNKAINFVKDISREDFDNDEKLRLALTHLLQIIGEAARRISPEFRAIYSHPWKAIVGMRSKVVHDYLNVDEDVVWATVQNDLAPLVIELEKILRSQY, translated from the coding sequence ATGTCGCAGAAGGATGAGCGTGTTTATATTAGACACATAATTGATAACTCTAATAAGGCAATTAACTTTGTCAAAGATATTAGTCGAGAAGATTTTGATAACGATGAAAAATTACGTTTAGCGTTAACTCATCTACTACAAATTATTGGCGAAGCTGCCCGTAGAATCTCGCCAGAATTTCGAGCAATTTATTCTCATCCATGGAAAGCGATCGTTGGAATGCGAAGTAAAGTTGTTCATGACTATTTAAATGTAGACGAAGATGTTGTTTGGGCAACTGTACAAAATGATCTTGCTCCTTTAGTAATAGAATTAGAAAAGATATTGCGATCGCAATACTAA
- a CDS encoding nucleotidyltransferase family protein produces the protein MKVKNIEIPIAKIKQFCQRYHINKFALFGSVLRNDFTPNSDIDVLVEFQSGHTPGFIKLHQIQEEISQLFEGREIDLVTPKFLNYQIRDRILSEMEVCYVAEG, from the coding sequence ATGAAAGTAAAAAATATAGAAATTCCCATAGCTAAAATAAAACAATTCTGTCAAAGATACCACATCAATAAATTTGCTTTATTTGGTTCGGTTCTGCGAAACGATTTTACTCCTAATAGTGATATAGATGTGTTGGTAGAATTTCAATCTGGACATACACCTGGATTTATTAAATTGCATCAAATCCAAGAAGAAATTTCCCAATTGTTTGAAGGGAGAGAAATTGACTTAGTAACACCTAAATTTTTAAACTATCAAATTCGCGATCGCATTTTATCGGAAATGGAAGTTTGCTATGTCGCAGAAGGATGA
- a CDS encoding DUF4070 domain-containing protein: MRVLLLYPLFPKSFWSFEKTLALVDCKALMPPLGLITVAAILPQSWEFRLVDHNIQEVTESDWDWAELVIISGMIVQKNDMLAQILEAKNRNKLVAVGGPYATTSPQEVEAADFLVLDEGEITLPMFIAAIERGDRSGVFRSTEKPAVTETPIPRYDLLDLTAYDNMSVQFSRGCPFQCEFCDIIVLYGRKPRTKTPEQLLAELECIYNLGWRGAVFMVDDNFIGNKRNVKLLLQELKVWMAEKGYPFGLTTEASVDLAQDDELMKLMVECNFKKVFLGIETPDQDSLALTSKFQNTRDPLTESINKITTAGMQVMAGFIIGFDGEKPQAGDRIVQFVEQTNIPLAMFSMLQALPSTALWDRLEKEGRLLNGSANINQTTLMNFVPTRNIEDIATEYVNAFWKLYDPAAYLERVFRYYMMLGAVQNAKSLRPSWKTIRALGLILWKQGVIANTRMLFWKNLIQVLVKKPRQLEIYLTLCAYLEHFTEYRFIVKEQINTQLANYIASKLEVEKVAS, encoded by the coding sequence ATGCGGGTTTTATTGCTATACCCCTTATTCCCTAAAAGTTTTTGGTCATTTGAGAAAACTTTAGCTTTGGTAGACTGCAAAGCTCTCATGCCACCTTTGGGTTTAATTACCGTGGCAGCTATTTTACCTCAATCGTGGGAGTTCAGACTAGTAGACCATAATATTCAAGAAGTCACCGAATCTGATTGGGATTGGGCAGAGTTAGTAATCATTTCTGGCATGATTGTGCAGAAGAATGATATGTTGGCTCAAATCTTGGAGGCAAAAAATCGTAACAAGCTCGTTGCTGTAGGGGGGCCTTATGCCACAACATCTCCCCAGGAAGTCGAAGCTGCGGACTTTTTGGTTTTGGATGAAGGAGAAATCACCCTGCCAATGTTCATTGCGGCAATTGAACGGGGCGATCGCTCTGGGGTTTTTCGCTCAACAGAAAAGCCTGCGGTAACAGAGACGCCGATTCCTCGTTACGATCTCCTCGATTTGACTGCTTACGATAATATGTCGGTGCAGTTTTCGCGTGGCTGTCCTTTTCAGTGCGAATTCTGCGATATCATCGTGCTTTACGGACGCAAACCCCGTACCAAGACTCCAGAGCAGTTATTAGCGGAGTTGGAGTGTATTTATAATCTTGGTTGGCGTGGTGCAGTTTTCATGGTGGATGATAACTTTATCGGCAACAAGCGCAACGTTAAGCTGTTGCTCCAAGAATTAAAAGTTTGGATGGCAGAAAAAGGTTATCCGTTTGGCTTAACTACAGAAGCTTCAGTAGATTTAGCTCAGGATGACGAGTTGATGAAGTTAATGGTGGAATGTAACTTCAAAAAAGTCTTTTTAGGAATAGAGACTCCCGATCAAGACAGTTTGGCTTTAACTAGCAAATTTCAGAATACTCGCGATCCGCTGACAGAATCCATTAATAAAATTACTACCGCAGGAATGCAAGTAATGGCAGGGTTTATCATTGGGTTTGATGGTGAAAAACCCCAGGCAGGCGATCGCATTGTCCAGTTTGTCGAACAAACGAATATTCCCTTGGCAATGTTTAGTATGCTTCAGGCATTACCCAGCACAGCTTTGTGGGATCGGCTAGAAAAAGAGGGTAGATTACTTAACGGTTCGGCAAATATTAATCAAACAACCTTGATGAACTTTGTCCCCACTAGAAATATTGAAGATATTGCTACGGAGTATGTCAATGCTTTTTGGAAACTATATGACCCCGCAGCTTATCTGGAGCGTGTTTTTCGCTACTATATGATGCTAGGTGCTGTACAAAATGCTAAGTCTCTAAGACCAAGTTGGAAAACAATTCGTGCTTTAGGTTTAATTCTCTGGAAACAAGGAGTAATAGCGAATACTCGGATGCTATTTTGGAAAAATTTGATTCAGGTGTTAGTTAAAAAGCCCCGCCAGCTAGAGATTTATCTAACTTTATGTGCTTATCTTGAACACTTTACCGAGTATCGCTTTATTGTTAAAGAACAGATTAATACTCAGCTTGCTAACTATATTGCTTCCAAACTAGAAGTAGAAAAAGTAGCTAGTTAG
- a CDS encoding DUF1830 domain-containing protein: protein MLSSLTRPTPELTLCCYVNATAHVEVIRITNIPHWNLERVVFPGQRLLFKAPAFAKLEIHTAMSISSIISETIDCQDLVLPASFRADTTTSPWTA, encoded by the coding sequence ATGTTATCTTCTCTTACACGACCTACTCCTGAACTTACTCTTTGCTGCTATGTGAATGCAACTGCTCATGTCGAGGTAATTCGGATCACTAATATTCCTCACTGGAACCTAGAGCGAGTAGTCTTTCCTGGACAACGTTTGCTGTTTAAAGCACCAGCTTTTGCCAAACTAGAAATACATACTGCAATGAGCATTAGTTCCATTATCTCTGAGACAATTGATTGCCAGGATTTGGTCTTACCAGCTTCATTCCGTGCTGATACAACAACATCACCTTGGACAGCCTAA
- a CDS encoding NAD(P)H-dependent oxidoreductase, with amino-acid sequence MSNPPLDSKQTLEQLHWRYATKKFNSEQKIPEETWKTLEQSLVLAPSSFGLQPWKFLVIRNPEIRQQLLPHSWGQTPVVDASHLVVFAIKNNIDDTDVDRHIQRMAEVQQTEPENLSGLGKMVKGFLDQPPYPLDVNNWAARQAYIALGFFMTCAAMLEIDTLPMEGFVPAKYNEVLGLNDQGYSSVVLCAAGYRADDDKYATSPKVRYPTDKVVQYVD; translated from the coding sequence ATGAGCAATCCACCTCTAGATTCAAAACAAACATTAGAGCAACTTCATTGGCGTTATGCCACTAAAAAATTTAATTCTGAGCAGAAAATACCTGAAGAAACTTGGAAAACCCTAGAGCAAAGTTTGGTGTTAGCCCCTTCATCGTTTGGTTTGCAGCCTTGGAAATTTTTGGTGATTCGTAATCCTGAAATACGCCAACAGCTTTTACCACACTCATGGGGACAAACTCCTGTGGTTGATGCTTCCCATCTAGTTGTCTTTGCGATTAAAAATAATATTGACGATACTGACGTCGATCGCCATATTCAGCGAATGGCAGAAGTACAGCAAACTGAGCCTGAAAATTTATCAGGTTTGGGCAAAATGGTTAAAGGTTTTTTGGATCAGCCTCCTTATCCTCTTGATGTCAACAACTGGGCAGCAAGACAAGCTTATATTGCTCTGGGATTTTTTATGACCTGTGCTGCAATGTTAGAAATTGATACGTTACCGATGGAAGGATTTGTTCCCGCTAAATATAATGAAGTTTTGGGACTAAACGATCAAGGCTACAGCTCTGTTGTTCTCTGCGCTGCGGGATACCGTGCTGATGATGATAAATATGCCACTAGTCCTAAAGTTCGTTATCCTACCGATAAAGTAGTTCAGTACGTAGATTAA
- a CDS encoding class I SAM-dependent methyltransferase, with translation MQSTPNLDQLIPEPLTRFAYQGFQESKKAFGFVHKLVSDRLTNTVIPQQASKSQPLSPEIFEKLQIKLKALEEKDWQDAQQGIYPNSLLFDNPWSDFFRYYPEVWLDMFKIWQRLDKREFQSFDAAIDRAGYPDYYLQNFHYQTDGYLSDMSANLYDLQVEILFNGAADAMRRRILAPLKQGLQAFAHLPSAQIKVLDIACGTGRTLRMLRGSLPKASLYGVDLSPAYLRKANQLLSEISGELPQLVQANGEQLPYLDNYFHGLTSVFLFHELPAVARQNVINEAYRVLQPGGVLVICDSMQAIDSPDFQPMMNNFPAIFHEPYYRHYTTDNLEERLTTAGFIDLKVENHFVSKYWTAYKPQ, from the coding sequence ATGCAATCAACTCCCAACTTAGACCAATTAATCCCTGAACCTTTAACCAGATTTGCTTATCAGGGTTTTCAAGAAAGCAAAAAAGCATTTGGCTTTGTTCACAAATTAGTGAGCGATCGCTTGACAAATACGGTTATTCCCCAACAAGCAAGCAAAAGTCAACCTCTTTCACCTGAAATATTTGAAAAACTTCAGATAAAACTTAAAGCGTTAGAAGAAAAAGACTGGCAGGATGCCCAGCAAGGTATTTATCCTAATAGTTTACTGTTTGATAATCCTTGGTCTGATTTCTTTCGCTACTACCCTGAAGTTTGGCTAGATATGTTTAAAATCTGGCAGCGATTGGATAAAAGAGAATTTCAAAGTTTTGATGCCGCAATTGACCGAGCGGGTTATCCTGATTACTATCTGCAAAATTTTCACTATCAAACAGATGGCTACCTGAGTGATATGTCTGCTAATCTTTATGATTTGCAGGTAGAGATTCTATTTAACGGTGCAGCAGATGCTATGCGTCGGCGAATTCTTGCCCCACTAAAGCAAGGACTTCAGGCTTTTGCTCATCTACCATCAGCACAAATAAAAGTTCTAGACATTGCTTGTGGAACAGGTCGCACCTTACGAATGTTGCGAGGGAGTCTACCTAAAGCCTCTTTATATGGCGTAGATTTATCTCCTGCATATCTTCGTAAAGCAAATCAATTGCTATCAGAAATATCTGGAGAATTACCCCAGTTAGTTCAGGCAAACGGAGAACAGTTACCTTACCTCGATAACTATTTTCATGGACTTACTTCTGTATTTTTATTCCATGAATTACCTGCTGTTGCCAGACAAAACGTGATTAACGAAGCCTATCGCGTTCTTCAGCCAGGAGGGGTATTAGTTATTTGTGACTCCATGCAGGCGATCGATTCTCCTGATTTTCAACCGATGATGAACAATTTTCCTGCTATTTTCCACGAACCTTATTATAGGCACTACACAACAGATAATCTTGAAGAACGTTTAACTACAGCAGGGTTTATCGATCTTAAGGTAGAAAATCATTTTGTTAGCAAATATTGGACTGCCTATAAGCCTCAGTAG